A region from the Azospirillum thermophilum genome encodes:
- the pth gene encoding aminoacyl-tRNA hydrolase, whose translation MLLLVGLGNPGAEYARNRHNIGFMAVEAIARRHNFGPWKKRFQGQTCEGTVAGEKVLALEPLTFMNVSGQSVVAALQFFKLKPENVVVIHDELDLPPGRIRVKKGGGHGGHNGLRSIDSHIGKDYWRIRLGIGHPGNKDLVSGYVLHDFAKADQSWIDPLIDAVADNLPLMVDGQPELFMNKVTVATQGK comes from the coding sequence ATGCTGCTGCTGGTCGGATTGGGCAATCCCGGCGCCGAATATGCGCGCAACCGGCACAACATCGGCTTCATGGCGGTGGAGGCCATCGCCCGCCGCCATAATTTCGGCCCGTGGAAGAAGCGCTTCCAGGGCCAGACCTGCGAAGGCACCGTCGCCGGCGAGAAGGTGCTGGCGCTGGAGCCGCTGACCTTCATGAACGTCTCCGGCCAGTCGGTCGTCGCCGCCCTGCAGTTCTTCAAGCTGAAGCCGGAGAACGTCGTCGTCATCCATGACGAGCTCGACCTGCCGCCCGGCAGGATCCGGGTGAAGAAGGGCGGCGGCCATGGCGGTCACAACGGCCTGCGCTCCATCGACAGCCACATCGGCAAGGACTACTGGCGCATCCGCCTGGGCATCGGCCATCCCGGCAACAAGGATCTGGTCAGCGGCTACGTGCTGCACGACTTCGCCAAGGCCGACCAGAGCTGGATCGACCCGCTGATCGACGCCGTCGCCGACAACCTGCCCCTGATGGTCGACGGACAGCCCGAGCTGTTCATGAACAAGGTGACGGTGGCGACGCAGGGGAAGTGA
- a CDS encoding 50S ribosomal protein L25/general stress protein Ctc has product MTKIVPLGAQVRERAGKGTARQTRRDGRIPAVIYGGKQAPLSISLEKFEFNRVLSQPGFFTHLYDVTVDGTAHRVLPRDVQFHPVTDLPLHVDFLRVTSDTRVVVHVPVEFAEQDKSPGLKRGGVLNIVRHSLDLEVPADSIPEQVTISCEGFDVGDSIHISAVKLPEGAVSVITDRDFTIATIVAPSGLKSEEAAAPAAEG; this is encoded by the coding sequence ATGACCAAGATCGTTCCGCTCGGCGCACAGGTGCGCGAACGGGCCGGCAAGGGGACCGCCCGCCAGACCCGCCGCGATGGCCGCATTCCGGCCGTCATCTACGGTGGCAAGCAGGCTCCTCTCAGCATCTCGCTCGAGAAGTTCGAGTTCAACCGCGTCCTCAGCCAGCCGGGCTTCTTCACCCACCTGTACGACGTGACCGTCGACGGGACCGCCCACCGCGTGCTGCCGCGCGACGTGCAGTTCCACCCGGTCACCGACCTGCCGCTGCATGTCGACTTCCTGCGCGTGACCAGCGACACCCGCGTCGTGGTGCATGTCCCGGTCGAGTTCGCCGAGCAGGACAAGTCCCCGGGCCTGAAGCGCGGCGGCGTGCTGAACATCGTCCGCCACTCGCTGGACCTGGAAGTCCCGGCCGACAGCATCCCGGAGCAGGTGACCATCTCCTGCGAGGGCTTCGATGTCGGCGACTCCATCCACATCTCGGCGGTGAAGCTGCCGGAGGGTGCGGTGTCGGTCATCACCGACCGCGACTTCACGATCGCCACGATCGTCGCTCCGTCGGGCCTGAAGTCCGAGGAAGCCGCCGCCCCGGCGGCCGAGGGCTGA